From Topomyia yanbarensis strain Yona2022 chromosome 1, ASM3024719v1, whole genome shotgun sequence, one genomic window encodes:
- the LOC131680457 gene encoding uncharacterized protein LOC131680457, with the protein MDPRCRICLELIPGKWISLISQQGRILKMMEVLIGEKLDCTDGLPEHICSKCSSRLDQTYELWQQYSASNAQQKFSMEHEEIDLHCRICLNEEVEELYPLNCICDTWKLPIIDMLRFLGEVRVETEDYQLSYICDVCLNHLDVGCGLKRQCLDSEATLRQQTARAWEKMEVRMDDLAVELYAEAILHTIKPGKTIEFVSCSICQLRMQPHQFVNKCDGCLLVFENFVEIIDAIDRGNRKKLKAKNKPIQENGHGSREKLKSKSKLIFCKKPTKKVAAVSYDTDAGTNEDQGLTSKGTKFVPCQMKTQIDKLYELFDVVENNHSLYQKVCRKGPICCRCNKFFLTEEDIIEHRLYFA; encoded by the exons ATGGATCCTCGTTGCCGTATTTGCTTGGAACTCATACCAGGTAAATGGATATCCTTGATTTCCCAGCAAGGACgcattttaaagatgatggAAGTTTTAATTGGAGAAAAG TTGGACTGTACGGATGGGTTACCGGAGCACATTTGTTCTAAATGTTCATCGCGCCTAGATCAGACATACGAACTTTGGCAACAATATAGTGCATCAAACGCACAACAAAAATTCTCCATGGAACACGAGGAGATAGACTTGCACTGTCGCATATGTTTAAATGAGGAAGTCGAAGAATTGTATCCGCTAAACTGTATCTGTGATACGTGGAAGTTACCTATCATTGATATGTTGCGGTTCCTGGGGGAAGTCAGGGTTGAAACAGAAGATTACCAACTGTCGTACATCTGCGATGTTTGTTTGAACCATTTGGACGTAGGATGTGGCTTGAAGCGACAGTGTCTGGATTCTGAAGCAACTCTCCGCCAACAAACTGCTCGCGCTTGGGAGAAAATGGAAGTTCGGATGGACGATTTGGCAGTGGAGCTGTACGCGGAAGCGATTCTGCATACCATCAAACCTGGTAAAACAATTGAGTTTGTTAGTTGCTCGATTTGTCAGCTGCGTATGCAGCCGCATCAGTTTGTCAACAAGTGCGATGGATGTTTGCTTGTGTTTGAAAATTTCGTTGAGATAATCGACGCAATCGATCGGGGCAATCGGAAAAAGTTGAAGGCAAAGAACAAACCTATTCAGGAGAATGGCCATGGCAGTCGGGAAAAGTTGAAGTCAAagagcaaactaattttttgCAAAAAGCCAACCAAAAAGGTTGCTGCAGTTTCGTACGATACCGACGCCGGAACTAACGAGGATCAAGGCTTGACTTCAAAAGGTACGAAGTTTGTACCTTGCCAGATGAAAACTCAAATAGATAAACTCTACGAACTGTTCGATGTGGTTGAGAACAACCACAGTCTGTACCAGAAAGTTTGTCGTAAGGGTCCGATTTGCTGTAGATGCAATAAGTTTTTCCTAACAGAAGAGGATATCATTGAACATCGACTAtatttcgcatag